In Salmo salar chromosome ssa03, Ssal_v3.1, whole genome shotgun sequence, a single genomic region encodes these proteins:
- the LOC106598057 gene encoding homeobox protein Mohawk — translation MNKIVVKRSNQYNILEEHRTEEERCSVDCLVTDEQHTDLLCQDAIEDNPVVDRRNGSSLGGVKVRYKRQALQDMARPLKQWLYQHRDNPYPTKTEKALLALGSHMTLVQVSNWFANARRRLKNTVRQPDLSWALRIKLYNKYIQGNAERLSVSSDDTNSEDDECPLQTPASQSELSRPSLKSVIKQEKRTDPAYSDDYISPPPKYKSSLLKRYLNDTLRHVMATTDDVTKSRRRNHSGSFSSNECDDDLVSPSSSEAETRFVYPMYMMDYASTRCDSDGKSERGQRREVAEWREIHAAMALSNLAQGQSCATGTTSCIIQKSSHISEIKTVKLPLLQSYP, via the exons ATGAACAAGATTGTTGTCAAGAGGTCAAATCAGTACAATATTTTGGAGGAACACAggactgaggaggagagatgcAGTGTGGACTGTCTGGTAACAGATGAACAGCATACAGACTTACTGTGCCAAGATGCAATAGAAGACAACCCTGTTGTAGACAGGAGGAACGG GTCTAGTCTGGGTGGGGTCAAAGTTCGCTACAAGCGGCAGGCACTTCAGGACATGGCGAGGCCGCTGAAGCAGTGGCTGTACCAACACAGGGACAACCCCTACCCCACCAAGACAGAGAAGGCCCTGCTCGCCCTGGGGTCCCACATGACTTTAGTACAG GTCTCAAACTGGTTTGCCAATGCCCGGCGGAGGCTGAAGAACACAGTGAGACAGCCAGACCTGAGTTGGGCTCTACGTATCAAACTCTACAACAAATACATTCAGGGCAATGCTGAGAGACTTAGTGTCAGCAGTGATGACACCAACTCTGAGG ATGACGAATGTCCCTTACAAACTCCAGCAAGTCAATCAGAGCTCTCCAGGCCCTCCCTCAAGAGTGTCATCAAACAGGAGAAAAGGACTGATCCCGCCTACAGTGACGACTACATCTCTCCACCGCCCAAGTACAAGAGCAGCTTGCTGAAACGGTACCTTAACGACACCCTACGACATGTAATGGCGACAACTGATGATGTCACAAAGTCCCGCCGCAGGAACCACTCAGGGTCATTCAGCTCCAACGAGTGTGACGATGACCTTGTCTCGCCCTCTTCCTCTGAGGCAGAGACACGCTTTGTCTACCCTATGT ACATGATGGACTATGCATCAACTAGATGTGACAg TGATGGGAAGAGTGAAAGAGGCCAGCGGAGGGAGGTGGCAGAGTGGAGGGAGATCCACGCTGCCATGGCTCTGTCTAACTTGGCCCAGGGACAGAGCTGCGCCACAGG CACCACCAGTTGCATCATCCAGAAGTCTTCCCACATCTCTGAGATAAAGACTGTCAAA cttcccctcctccAATCCTATCCTTAA
- the rab18 gene encoding Ras-related protein Rab-18 (The RefSeq protein has 1 substitution compared to this genomic sequence) has protein sequence MDDDVLTTLKILIIGESGVGKSSLLLRFTDDTFDPELAATIGVDFKVKTIAVDGNSAKLAIWDTAGQERFRTLTPSYYRGAQGVILVYDVTKRDTFTRLENWLNELETYCTRNDLVKMLVGNKIDKEENRVVDRNEGLKFARKHSMLFIEASAKTRDGVQCAFEELVEKILQTPGLWESNAQPRGVQLGDQEQRGAGGCGGYCSVL, from the exons ATGGACGACGACGTGTTGACAACTTTGAAAATATTGATAATTGGTGAGAGTGGTGTCGGAAAGTCAAG TCTTCTCCTGAGATTCACAGATGATACTTTTGACCCAGAGCTAGCAGCAACCATAG GTGTGGATTTCAAAGTAAAAACAATTGCAGTGGATGGGAACAGTGCCAAGCTTGCTATTTGG GACACAGCAGGACAGGAGAGGTTCCGGACCCTGACGCCCAGCTACTACCGTGGTGCACAGGGAGTCATACTGG TGTACGATGTCACTAAACGGGACACGTTCACGAGGCTGGAGAACTGGCTGAACGAACTGGAGACGTACTGCACACGGAACGACCTCGTCAAAATGCTGGTTGGGAACAAGATTGATAAGGAG GAAAACCGTGTAGTTGACCGAAACGAAGGCCTTAAGTTCGCAAGGAAACACTCCATGCTTTTTATTG AGGCCAGTGCTAAAACGCGGGATGGTGTCCAGTGTGCCTTCGAGGAGCTGGTGGAGAAGATTCTCCAGACTCCAGGGCTTTGGGAAAGCAACGCCCAGCCCCGGGGCGTCCAGCTGGAGGACCAGGAGCAGCGCGGGGCTGGAGGCTGTGGAGGATATTGCTCCGTACTGTAA